From the Shewanella amazonensis SB2B genome, one window contains:
- a CDS encoding DEAD/DEAH box helicase, translating to MSFARLGLAPAITSALESLNYQQPTEIQQKAIPVALSGRNLLAAAQTGTGKTAAFGLPLIERLSQGKTERKKRVRAVILAPTRELVVQVADNLSAYAANLPLTVLAMYGGVDMQAQKQALIAGVDILVATPGRLKDMYHQRAVYFEEIQVLVLDEADRMLDMGFIEVINDLISRMPTNRQNLLFSATLSPRIRELAKTAVPDPVEIAIAKPSKKEISQWLVTVDKDTKSALLSHLIQTEQWQQALIFIETKHGAAKLVSQLEKRGIHAEAFHSGRSQAVREQVLSEFKDGSLQYLVATGVAARGIDVDKLERVVNYDLPFPPDEYIHRIGRTGRAGMTGEAVSLLSKDDFKNLCMIESRLGHVIERRVIEGFEPKKPIPVSILDYKPKSQPKAQPSSELSPQRNSQPSSQRKSRTEKLRASEGGTAAKSPWAAAQRKKPANPRHGTSAARSGPPKGKDSGKPRG from the coding sequence ATGTCATTTGCCCGTCTGGGATTAGCTCCCGCCATTACTTCGGCACTTGAGTCGCTGAACTATCAACAGCCCACCGAGATCCAGCAAAAGGCGATACCGGTAGCCTTAAGTGGTCGCAATCTGCTGGCCGCAGCTCAAACCGGAACGGGCAAAACCGCAGCATTTGGACTGCCGCTGATTGAACGCCTAAGCCAGGGCAAGACCGAACGGAAAAAACGGGTACGGGCGGTGATTTTGGCGCCAACCCGGGAGTTAGTGGTGCAGGTGGCTGACAATCTGAGCGCCTACGCGGCGAACTTGCCGCTGACCGTGCTGGCCATGTATGGCGGTGTGGATATGCAGGCCCAAAAGCAGGCGCTGATTGCGGGCGTGGATATTCTGGTGGCGACGCCAGGCAGACTCAAAGACATGTACCATCAGCGTGCCGTGTATTTTGAAGAAATCCAGGTGCTGGTGCTGGATGAGGCCGACCGCATGCTGGATATGGGCTTTATTGAGGTCATTAACGACCTTATCAGCCGTATGCCCACGAACCGCCAGAATCTGCTGTTTTCGGCAACTTTATCCCCGCGCATTCGCGAGCTGGCCAAAACCGCGGTGCCGGATCCGGTCGAAATTGCCATTGCCAAGCCCAGCAAAAAAGAGATTTCCCAGTGGCTGGTGACGGTCGACAAGGACACCAAGTCGGCCCTCCTGAGCCATCTTATCCAAACGGAACAATGGCAGCAGGCGCTGATTTTCATTGAAACCAAACATGGCGCGGCCAAGTTGGTCAGCCAGCTGGAAAAGCGTGGCATTCACGCCGAAGCCTTTCACAGTGGCCGCAGTCAGGCGGTGCGTGAACAGGTGTTGAGTGAATTTAAAGACGGCAGTTTGCAGTATCTGGTAGCCACCGGCGTGGCCGCCCGGGGGATTGATGTCGATAAACTGGAGCGGGTAGTGAACTACGATCTGCCATTCCCGCCGGATGAATATATTCACCGTATCGGTCGTACCGGCCGCGCGGGCATGACAGGGGAAGCGGTATCTTTACTGTCAAAAGATGATTTCAAGAATCTGTGTATGATTGAAAGCCGTCTGGGGCATGTGATTGAAAGGCGGGTGATTGAGGGATTTGAGCCCAAAAAGCCTATCCCTGTGTCTATTCTCGACTATAAGCCCAAATCTCAGCCAAAAGCTCAGCCCAGCTCTGAGCTCAGCCCTCAACGCAACTCTCAGCCCAGCTCTCAACGAAAGTCGCGCACAGAAAAGCTAAGGGCAAGCGAAGGCGGCACTGCTGCCAAAAGCCCTTGGGCAGCGGCGCAACGAAAAAAACCTGCAAACCCACGGCATGGAACCAGCGCCGCCAGATCAGGGCCACCAAAGGGCAAGGACTCAGGCAAGCCACGGGGCTAA
- a CDS encoding alpha/beta hydrolase encodes MQIRLATWVLISSLAMQAHAGTVVTTAPEKPSPSATYLFYLHGRIIENSGPRPTDPRFGLYDYPAVLDALASRGAVVISSQRPANTNMYAYAGTIVAQIEQLIEAGVPEHNIVVVGFSKGGGITTRVSSYLHRPELRYVLLASCPEGSVPPSLRLSGKVLSIYEASDTLGASCRHFMDFPEKPVSFKELKIDTGKLHGAFYQPLPEWLSPVLDWIHGKAE; translated from the coding sequence ATGCAAATAAGATTGGCAACATGGGTGTTGATAAGCAGTTTAGCCATGCAGGCACATGCGGGGACCGTGGTCACCACGGCGCCGGAAAAGCCAAGCCCTTCGGCAACCTATCTCTTTTATTTACACGGCCGCATCATCGAAAACAGCGGCCCCAGGCCAACCGACCCACGCTTTGGCTTATATGATTACCCGGCAGTGCTGGATGCCTTGGCTTCCCGTGGCGCGGTGGTGATTTCATCCCAGCGCCCGGCCAATACCAACATGTACGCCTATGCGGGCACCATAGTGGCGCAGATTGAGCAATTGATTGAGGCGGGCGTGCCGGAGCACAACATAGTGGTGGTCGGCTTTTCAAAGGGCGGCGGCATTACTACCCGGGTATCGAGCTACCTGCATCGCCCAGAGCTGCGCTACGTGCTGCTGGCCTCTTGCCCCGAAGGCTCAGTGCCACCCAGCTTAAGATTATCCGGCAAGGTGCTGTCGATTTATGAAGCGAGCGATACCCTGGGCGCCAGCTGTCGCCACTTTATGGACTTTCCCGAAAAACCGGTAAGCTTCAAGGAGCTTAAAATCGATACCGGCAAACTGCACGGCGCCTTTTATCAACCCCTACCCGAATGGCTAAGCCCAGTGCTGGATTGGATACACGGTAAGGCAGAGTGA